One Candidatus Binataceae bacterium genomic window, GGCGCAGCGGTCGAAGTGATTGCGGCGACCGGGATTAAAATCGACTGGGATCGGCAGGCCGCCGGCGCCAACGCCTTCCGCCGCTTCGGCAATCCCGTGCCGGAAGACTTGCTGCAATCGATGTTGCGGACGCGAGTCGCGCTCAAGGGTCCGCTCGAAACGCGTGTCGCCGAGGGCTTTCGCTCGATCAACGTGCTGCTGCGCAAAACCTTCGACCTCTACGCGAACCTGCGCCCGACGATCAGCTTCGCCGGTATCCCGTCGCCGTTCCGTAACGTGAACCTGACTGTGGTGCGCGAAAATACCGAGGATCTCTACGCCGGTATCGAGCACGAAGTTGCGCCGGGCGTTGTCGAGAGCATCAAGATCATCACCGCCAAGGCCTCGACCCGAATCGCGAAGTTCGCTTTCGATTACGCGCGCCGCACCGGCCGCAAATCGCTCACCGCGATTCACAAAGCCAACATCATGAAGCTGTCCGACGGCCTGTTTCTGAAATGCGCGCGCGCCGTCGCGAAGCAGTATCCCGAGATCAAGTACACCGAGCAGATTGTCGATGCGGCCTGCATGCGGCTCGTGACAGCGCCGGCCGCGTTTGACGTATTGCTGCTGGAAAATCTCTACGGCGATATCGTCTCGGATCTATGTGCGGGGCTAGTCGGCGGACTCGGCCTCGTGCCGGGTGCGAACTACGGCGACAAGGGTGCGATCTTCGAGGCCGTCCACGGCACCGCTAACGACATCGCCGGCAAGAACATCGCAAACCCGGTCGCCGCGATCCTCTCAAGCGCGATGTTGCTCGACTATCTCGGCCATCCGCGCGAAGGCGATAAAATCCGCGCCTCGGTAAGTGCCGTCCTCCGCGCCGGCCGCACCCTGACGCGCGATTTAGGCGGCAAAGCCAGCACCAGCGAAATGGCCGCCGCCGTAGTACGGGCGCTCGCGCGGAGTTGAGCGCCTCAGGTCATCGTTCGTCGTTCGCGTCCATGCCCGTTGCGCACGATCAAAATTGGGAGGCGCGCGCGGCGGCCTCGGGACTTCGTTTAGCTAGAAATGTGCGTAATCTCTCCAGATCGAAGAGCGCTTTAGGCAACCATCTCAGTCCCTTGCGCGCGGCCGTGGCCGTTCACGATCGGTTCCCCAGGTTTTCAACCAGGCTTCAACTGTTGCGTGAGGGATCGTCTCGCCGGTTTCGAGGTATTGCTCCCGACGTTCGAGCGTGTCCCTCATGACGCGCTCGTTTTCTTCCTCTTCGGTGAGGTAGCGCTCGATCGCTTCTTTCATCAGCCACTGCTGAGACCGATTTTGGCCTGGGCCAAGGCTTTGAGTCGCGATCGAGCACGGCTGTCGAGCTTGATACCAGTCGTGGGAGATGAGGCCTTGCGTGGCACAGATAATTGGTTGCACTCATTGCAACCATTTTGAAGTCGCGCTTCGACCCTTTCGTGCGGGGGGCGGCTTCGCTATTTAATTGCCATGAATCAGG contains:
- a CDS encoding isocitrate/isopropylmalate family dehydrogenase, which translates into the protein MIKARRAAAGSHQVTLISGDGVGPEVIGAAVEVIAATGIKIDWDRQAAGANAFRRFGNPVPEDLLQSMLRTRVALKGPLETRVAEGFRSINVLLRKTFDLYANLRPTISFAGIPSPFRNVNLTVVRENTEDLYAGIEHEVAPGVVESIKIITAKASTRIAKFAFDYARRTGRKSLTAIHKANIMKLSDGLFLKCARAVAKQYPEIKYTEQIVDAACMRLVTAPAAFDVLLLENLYGDIVSDLCAGLVGGLGLVPGANYGDKGAIFEAVHGTANDIAGKNIANPVAAILSSAMLLDYLGHPREGDKIRASVSAVLRAGRTLTRDLGGKASTSEMAAAVVRALARS